One segment of Triticum aestivum cultivar Chinese Spring chromosome 2A, IWGSC CS RefSeq v2.1, whole genome shotgun sequence DNA contains the following:
- the LOC123185074 gene encoding transcription factor RSL2: MESSYSSAMPMETDTMSQFLGGDHHCFAYEQQDESMEAMAAMFLPALDTDSNSSSSCLNYEVSPQCWPQPQPQPGHSSSVTSFLDPGHGYESFEFPVMDPFPHSEFQSHCTDIPYLGGGGEDLSPLDSNCAPAAGEEAANDHIPVTNKRKSRAATTASKKAKKAGKKDFTSNDIEGDDTYVIDPQSSSSCTSEDGDLDGNTKSSSKKTGTRASRGAATDPQSLYARKRRERINERLKTLQNLVPNGTKVDISTMLEEAVEYVKFMQLQIKLLSSDDMWMYAPLAYNGINVSSLEMHIAALQK; the protein is encoded by the exons ATGGAAAGCTCCTACAGTTCAGCCATGCCGATGGAGACCGACACGATGTCGCAGTTCCTCGGAGGCGACCACCACTGCTTCGCCTACGAGCAGCAGGACGAGTCCATGGAGGCAATGGCGGCCATGTTCTTGCCTGCCCTCGACACCGACTCCAACTCCTCCTCTAGCTGCCTCAACTACGAGGTGTCTCCACAATGCTGGCCACAGCCTCAGCCTCAGCCCGGCCACAGTTCCAGCGTCACCAGTTTCCTTGATCCGGGCCACGGCTACGAGAGCTTTGAGTTCCCGGTTATGGACCCCTTCCCGCATTCCGAATTCCAGTCCCATTGCACCGACATCCcctacctcggcggcggcggcgaggatctGAGTCCTCTAGACAGCAACTGTGCACCAGCCGCAGGTGAAGAAGCAGCGAATGATCATATACCTGTGACTAACAAGAGGAAGTCCAGAGCTGCCACCACG GCATCAAAGAAGGCCAAAAAGGCTGGCAAAAAGGATTTCACCAGCAACGACATCGAAGGCGACGACACCTATGTCATCGATCCTCAAAGCTCCAGCAGCTGCACCTCAGAAGATGGGGATTTGGATGGCAACACCAAGTCGAGCTCCAAGAAGACAGGCACCAGAGCCAGCCGTGGAGCAGCAACTGATCCTCAGAGCCTCTATGCAAGG AAAAGGAGAGAGAGGATCAATGAAAGATTGAAAACCCTGCAGAACTTGGTTCCCAATGGAACAAAG GTTGACATCAGTACAATGCTAGAGGAAGCAGTGGAGTATGTTAAGTTTATGCAGCTTCAGATTAAG TTGTTGAGCTCCGACGACATGTGGATGTACGCACCCCTCGCTTACAATGGGATTAACGTCAGCAGTCTTGAGATGCACATCGctgctctgcaaaaataa
- the LOC123185073 gene encoding uncharacterized protein isoform X1 — protein MAPPPASYPSPHRPALRPGSLQRLLRPPDPSDTDDAPTPRSRARARSNGRVLLQVTNITPALTGADPFSGHQGFYLRLSDSSRSCYVSLHADHDDLILANGLHIGQVIEVDHLMPSVPAPVLRSFRVLPGRYPCIQHDSTDDDVDADACSARAEVKDKEVVSERPRPRPRPHRPSPTPPLPERKAWQSGSPATMGHGHRSRSFTTLSEACAAAVKPVRRSEGERRGADFLKKVRKVSAASIDGNSSDVDDDESDVSSSISTTRRNWDFTGSIRPVGPQRRSNSISPGRSGPNQSGTTNDPLESVRRKAEKAFKVLSKRSAHASSKTPRESSSAAGTPRSTGATSGIRWCEDNVLWSSLSSSLTRHGKRDMALQAVLDGLLEASTTEKLIKCLSTYSELQSDKDDDPKELIDRFLRFSQELDHAIFVAQSQTRLRQAKSGGSNSTSSASAKAAMKAALDRKQSAISWVRAAIEADLSPLSSHTRATSESAKASPSESKPVTPRLCCSKTKCNCNSKSSSRKAADASFQGSKLSAAMDLAVALRSECNRWFLKYIDKFLDDVENEAGYTTTCDSQIAGLLQQLKRVDDWLNHVVRQERMLPGPGDRSSRDCAFSEEEENDACERVRRKIYGALLRHVQYAATALESMNSAVTEEEN, from the exons ATGGCGCCACCGCCGGCCTCGTACCCCTCGCCGCACCGGCCGGCGCTCCGGCCGGGCAGCCTGCAGCGCCTGCTCCGCCCGCCGGACCCCTCCGACACCGACGACGCCCCCACCCCGCGCTCCCGCGCCCGTGCCCGCTCCAACGGCCGCGTCCTGCTCCAGGTCACCAACATCACGCCGGCGCTCACCGGCGCCGACCCATTCTCGGGCCACCAGGGCTTCTACCTCCGCCTCTCCGACTCGTCCCGCTCCTGCTACGTCTCCCTCCACGCCGACCACGACGATCTCATCCTCGCCAACGGCCTCCACATCGGCCAGGTCATCGAGGTCGACCACCTCATGCCTTCCGTCCCAGCTCCCGTGCTCCGCAGCTTCCGCGTCCTCCCGGGGCGGTACCCCTGCATCCAGCACGACTCCACGGACGACGACGTCGACGCCGACGCCTGCTCCGCCCGCGCCGAGGTCAAGGATAAGGAGGTCGTCTCTgagcgcccgcgcccgcgcccgcgtccGCACCGgccctcgccgacgccgccccTCCCGGAGAGGAAGGCGTGGCAGTCCGGCTCCCCTGCCACGATGGGCCACGGCCACAGGTCGCGGTCGTTCACGACTCTGTCCGAGGCGTGCGCGGCGGCGGTAAAGCCGGTGaggaggagcgagggggagcggAGGGGCGCCGATTTCCTGAAGAAGGTCAGGAAGGTCAGCGCTGCGTCCATCGACGGCAACAGCAGCGACGTCGACGATGACGAATCGGACGTCTCGTCGTCGATTTCCACCACGAGGAGGAACTGGGATTTCACCGGCAGCATAAGACCCGTCGGCCCCCAGAGACGCAGCAATAGT ATTTCTCCAGGGAGATCAGGCCCAAACCAGAGCGGCACCACGAATGACCCACTGGAGTCGGTGAGAAGGAAAGCCGAGAAGGCATTCAAGGTGCTCTCCAAGAGGAGCGCGCACGCCTCAAGCAAGACGCCCAGAGAGAGCTCCAGCGCGGCGGGGACACCGCGGAGCACCGGTGCGACGAGCGGGATCCGGTGGTGCGAGGACAATGTGCTGTGGAGCTCGCTCTCCTCGAGCTTAACGAGGCATGGCAAG AGAGACATGGCGCTGCAGGCTGTGCTTGATGGATTGCTAGAGGCATCCACCACCGAGAAGTTGATAAAATGCTTGAG TACATACTCTGAACTGCAATCTGACAAGGACGACGACCCAAAGGAGCTCATCGACAGGTTCTTGCGCTTCTCCCAAGAACTGGACCATGCCATCTTCGTCGCTCAATCACAGACCAGGCTTCGTCAAGCGAAGTCAGGTGGTTCCAATTCGACCTCCTCGGCTTCGGCCAAGGCTGCCATGAAGGCCGCGCTGGACAGGAAACAGTCCGCCATCTCGTGGGTCAGAGCAGCCATTGAAGCCGACCTCTCACCTCTCTCTAGCCATACAAGAGCCACCTCTGAATCCGCAAAGGCATCGCCGTCCGAATCAAAGCCTGTCACCCCACGGCTCTGCTGTTCCAAGACAAAGTGCAACTGTAACAGCAAGTCCTCCTCGAGGAAAGCTGCCGACGCTTCTTTCCAAGGGAGCAAGCTGAGTGCCGCCATGGACCTGGCCGTCGCGCTGCGGTCGGAATGCAACCGGTGGTTCCTCAAGTACATCGACAAGTTCCTGGACGACGTCGAGAACGAGGCCGGGTACACGACGACGTGCGATTCGCAGATCGCGGGGCTTCTGCAGCAGCTCAAGAGAGTGGACGACTGGCTCAACCATGTCGTGCGGCAGGAGAGGATGCTTCCGGGGCCGGGAGATAGAAGCAGCAGGGACTGCGCGTTTTCCGAGGAAGAGGAGAACGATGCGTGCGAGAGGGTTCGGAGGAAGATTTACGGGGCGCTCCTAAGGCATGTCCAGTATGCTGCGACAGCGCTAGAGAGTATGAATAGTGCAGTAACTGAAGAGGAGAATTAG
- the LOC123185073 gene encoding uncharacterized protein isoform X2, which translates to MAPPPASYPSPHRPALRPGSLQRLLRPPDPSDTDDAPTPRSRARARSNGRVLLQVTNITPALTGADPFSGHQGFYLRLSDSSRSCYVSLHADHDDLILANGLHIGQVIEVDHLMPSVPAPVLRSFRVLPGRYPCIQHDSTDDDVDADACSARAEVKDKEVVSERPRPRPRPHRPSPTPPLPERKAWQSGSPATMGHGHRSRSFTTLSEACAAAVKPVRRSEGERRGADFLKKVRKVSAASIDGNSSDVDDDESDVSSSISTTRRNWDFTGSIRPVGPQRRSNSISPGRSGPNQSGTTNDPLESVRRKAEKAFKVLSKRSAHASSKTPRESSSAAGTPRSTGATSGIRWCEDNVLWSSLSSSLTRHGKAVLDGLLEASTTEKLIKCLSTYSELQSDKDDDPKELIDRFLRFSQELDHAIFVAQSQTRLRQAKSGGSNSTSSASAKAAMKAALDRKQSAISWVRAAIEADLSPLSSHTRATSESAKASPSESKPVTPRLCCSKTKCNCNSKSSSRKAADASFQGSKLSAAMDLAVALRSECNRWFLKYIDKFLDDVENEAGYTTTCDSQIAGLLQQLKRVDDWLNHVVRQERMLPGPGDRSSRDCAFSEEEENDACERVRRKIYGALLRHVQYAATALESMNSAVTEEEN; encoded by the exons ATGGCGCCACCGCCGGCCTCGTACCCCTCGCCGCACCGGCCGGCGCTCCGGCCGGGCAGCCTGCAGCGCCTGCTCCGCCCGCCGGACCCCTCCGACACCGACGACGCCCCCACCCCGCGCTCCCGCGCCCGTGCCCGCTCCAACGGCCGCGTCCTGCTCCAGGTCACCAACATCACGCCGGCGCTCACCGGCGCCGACCCATTCTCGGGCCACCAGGGCTTCTACCTCCGCCTCTCCGACTCGTCCCGCTCCTGCTACGTCTCCCTCCACGCCGACCACGACGATCTCATCCTCGCCAACGGCCTCCACATCGGCCAGGTCATCGAGGTCGACCACCTCATGCCTTCCGTCCCAGCTCCCGTGCTCCGCAGCTTCCGCGTCCTCCCGGGGCGGTACCCCTGCATCCAGCACGACTCCACGGACGACGACGTCGACGCCGACGCCTGCTCCGCCCGCGCCGAGGTCAAGGATAAGGAGGTCGTCTCTgagcgcccgcgcccgcgcccgcgtccGCACCGgccctcgccgacgccgccccTCCCGGAGAGGAAGGCGTGGCAGTCCGGCTCCCCTGCCACGATGGGCCACGGCCACAGGTCGCGGTCGTTCACGACTCTGTCCGAGGCGTGCGCGGCGGCGGTAAAGCCGGTGaggaggagcgagggggagcggAGGGGCGCCGATTTCCTGAAGAAGGTCAGGAAGGTCAGCGCTGCGTCCATCGACGGCAACAGCAGCGACGTCGACGATGACGAATCGGACGTCTCGTCGTCGATTTCCACCACGAGGAGGAACTGGGATTTCACCGGCAGCATAAGACCCGTCGGCCCCCAGAGACGCAGCAATAGT ATTTCTCCAGGGAGATCAGGCCCAAACCAGAGCGGCACCACGAATGACCCACTGGAGTCGGTGAGAAGGAAAGCCGAGAAGGCATTCAAGGTGCTCTCCAAGAGGAGCGCGCACGCCTCAAGCAAGACGCCCAGAGAGAGCTCCAGCGCGGCGGGGACACCGCGGAGCACCGGTGCGACGAGCGGGATCCGGTGGTGCGAGGACAATGTGCTGTGGAGCTCGCTCTCCTCGAGCTTAACGAGGCATGGCAAG GCTGTGCTTGATGGATTGCTAGAGGCATCCACCACCGAGAAGTTGATAAAATGCTTGAG TACATACTCTGAACTGCAATCTGACAAGGACGACGACCCAAAGGAGCTCATCGACAGGTTCTTGCGCTTCTCCCAAGAACTGGACCATGCCATCTTCGTCGCTCAATCACAGACCAGGCTTCGTCAAGCGAAGTCAGGTGGTTCCAATTCGACCTCCTCGGCTTCGGCCAAGGCTGCCATGAAGGCCGCGCTGGACAGGAAACAGTCCGCCATCTCGTGGGTCAGAGCAGCCATTGAAGCCGACCTCTCACCTCTCTCTAGCCATACAAGAGCCACCTCTGAATCCGCAAAGGCATCGCCGTCCGAATCAAAGCCTGTCACCCCACGGCTCTGCTGTTCCAAGACAAAGTGCAACTGTAACAGCAAGTCCTCCTCGAGGAAAGCTGCCGACGCTTCTTTCCAAGGGAGCAAGCTGAGTGCCGCCATGGACCTGGCCGTCGCGCTGCGGTCGGAATGCAACCGGTGGTTCCTCAAGTACATCGACAAGTTCCTGGACGACGTCGAGAACGAGGCCGGGTACACGACGACGTGCGATTCGCAGATCGCGGGGCTTCTGCAGCAGCTCAAGAGAGTGGACGACTGGCTCAACCATGTCGTGCGGCAGGAGAGGATGCTTCCGGGGCCGGGAGATAGAAGCAGCAGGGACTGCGCGTTTTCCGAGGAAGAGGAGAACGATGCGTGCGAGAGGGTTCGGAGGAAGATTTACGGGGCGCTCCTAAGGCATGTCCAGTATGCTGCGACAGCGCTAGAGAGTATGAATAGTGCAGTAACTGAAGAGGAGAATTAG